TCGGCGATGATCTCACCGATGGTTGAGTCACCTGCGGAGATTGAAGCGGTAGCAGCAATCTGCTCCTTGGTCTCCACTGGGACAGCCATCTTCAAAAGAGCCTCGGTCACGGCAGCTGACGCCTTGTCGATACCGCGCTTTAGGCTGATTGGGTCAGCACCGGCTGCAACGTTGCGCAGACCTTCCTTGACCAGAGCCTGAGCCAAGACGGTTGCGGTGGTGGTTCCATCACCAGCAACGTCGTCGGTCTTCTTTGCTACTTCCTTGACGAGCTCGGCACCAATCTTCTCGAATGGGTCAGATAGCTCGATTTCCTTTGCGATCGAGACACCATCGTTAGTGATGGTTGGGGCTCCCCACTTCTTCTCGAGAACGACGTTGCGTCCACGAGGACCAAGGGTCACCTTTACGGTGTCTGCAAGCACGTTTAGACCGCGCTCTAGGCCACGACGTGCCTCTTCATTGAAGTGAATAATTTTTGCCATTTGGGTCTCTCCCGTTTGCACTAAGACTTGTTTTTAGCACTCTCGATAATGGAGTGCTAATACATTTTTAGCACTCTAACCCTCCGAGTGCAAATAAACCCGGCACGCATGTTGCGCACCGGGTCTAGTTGGTTAGTTGAGGGTTATGCCAGTGGCACGACGTTCTCTGCCTGAGGGCCCTTGTCGCCACTCTTGACATCGAACTCAACGCGCTGGTTTTCCCTTAGCTCGCGGTATCCATCGGACACGATTGCGGAGAAGTGAACGAATACGTCCGGTCCGCCATCCTGAGTGATGAATCCAAAACCCTTTTCAGAGTTGAACCACTTTACGGTTCCTTGTGCCATGTACTGCTCCTGATGCTAGTTACGCACCCGCGTAACTCACGAATGCATCGGGCGGAACTAATCCAACTCGACTCTCCACACTTTACGCTGTACTCAGGGAAATACAAGGGTTAAGTAGCAGGCATTGAATTAGTTACTAAACGGTTATAAATTCCAAAAGGAGTGCATGAATTGAAGTACGAGGTCTATAAAACAGACGAGCAGTGGAAGTCCGAGCTTTCCGAGTTTGAGTACCACGTGCTGAGGATGGCCGGTACCGAGCGGGCTTACACCGGTGAATTGCTCGACGAGCACCGCCCCGGAAGTTATCACTGTCGCGGTTGCGATGCCTTCTTATTTGAGGCCGACACCAAGTTTGATTCACATTGCGGTTGGCCAAGTTTCTACAAGCCTCAGGGCAACGATGCTATTGAATACATCGAGGATCGCTCTCACGGCATGATCCGCACCGAGGTGCGCTGCGCCAAGTGCGGCTCTCACCTGGGGCACGTTTTTGATGATGCACCGCAGACCCCAACCGGAGATCGCTACTGCATAAACTCCGTCAGCATTACCTTCAAGCCGGCTAACTAAGCTTTAGCTATGGCTAAGTTTTCCCAGAGTGCCTCACCGGTCTACGGCATCGGATTTATCGGTGCAGTGATTTACTACATCTCAACCGCTACCGACTTTTGGACGGGCGTGCTTGGGTTTTTGAAGGCGCTGGTCTGGCCAGGCTTTTTGGTTTATGAGCTCCTTCAGTTCCTTCAGGCCTAGGAATTCAGCTTGGGGACACTGATCAACATCGTCGCCATTCTGGCGGGCGCAACCATTGGCGTTTTGCTGGGAAATCGACTACCAGAGCGACTCTCTCGAACGCTGACTGATGCGATGGGCCTAGTGGTCCTGGTTATCGGTGCACTAAACCTGGCGGCTTTGCAGGATAAAGACTTTGTCGCCGCCGTAACCTCGGCTGGAACGTTGCTGATCGTGTTAGGTGCATTGCTCCTGGGTGGCATCACAGGATCGCTACTTCAAATTGAGTCTCGCCTTGAGCAGTTTGGGGGCTGGCTACAGCGAAAAACCTCGGGCAGCGGAGACAGGCAAAAATTCATCGAGGGGTTTGTGAATTCATCGCTGCTATTCACAATCGGCCCCATGGCGGTTCTCGGCGCCCTGCAGGATGGGCTTGGAAACGGCTTTGACATTCTTGCTTTGAAGTCGACCCTTGACGGCTTCACGGCGATTGCATTTGCAGCCGCGCTTGGATGGGGAGTTGCGTTTAGTGCCATCCCAGTGGGAGTTTGGCAGGGTGTTCTAACTATTGTGGCTATCGGGGCAGGCGCACTCATGCCAGCAAGCGTCGTTGCATCGATTACCGCAACCGGAGGTATTTTGCTTCTCGGCACCGGTTTGCGATTGCTGCAGCTGAGAATGGTGAGCGTTGCAGACTTGTTGCCGGCCCTGGTATTCGCACCCGTCCTTACCCTTTTGGTTGATGCACTTATCTAAACCTGGCCGCTGAGCCGATCCACATCCCCCAAGATCTCATCAAACTGCGCTGCAGTAAGCAGGCCTAGTTCAATAGCGGCTTGCTTGACCGTGGTTCCACTCTCTTGAGCCTTTTTTGCAATCGCGGTTGCATTTTCATAGCCGACCGTGGGAGCTAGAGCGGTTACCAAACCGATGGAGTTTTCGACGGTTGATCTGAGGTACTCCTCGTTGGCGGTGATATCTGCAATGCAGTAATCGGCGAGCACTC
The genomic region above belongs to Aquiluna sp. KACHI24 and contains:
- a CDS encoding cold-shock protein, whose protein sequence is MAQGTVKWFNSEKGFGFITQDGGPDVFVHFSAIVSDGYRELRENQRVEFDVKSGDKGPQAENVVPLA
- the msrB gene encoding peptide-methionine (R)-S-oxide reductase MsrB — protein: MKYEVYKTDEQWKSELSEFEYHVLRMAGTERAYTGELLDEHRPGSYHCRGCDAFLFEADTKFDSHCGWPSFYKPQGNDAIEYIEDRSHGMIRTEVRCAKCGSHLGHVFDDAPQTPTGDRYCINSVSITFKPAN
- a CDS encoding DUF554 domain-containing protein, with product MGTLINIVAILAGATIGVLLGNRLPERLSRTLTDAMGLVVLVIGALNLAALQDKDFVAAVTSAGTLLIVLGALLLGGITGSLLQIESRLEQFGGWLQRKTSGSGDRQKFIEGFVNSSLLFTIGPMAVLGALQDGLGNGFDILALKSTLDGFTAIAFAAALGWGVAFSAIPVGVWQGVLTIVAIGAGALMPASVVASITATGGILLLGTGLRLLQLRMVSVADLLPALVFAPVLTLLVDALI